A single window of Watersipora subatra chromosome 9, tzWatSuba1.1, whole genome shotgun sequence DNA harbors:
- the LOC137405255 gene encoding uncharacterized protein, translated as LDLVPVKEPLVDAFPCERQSSTNTQEHAKEAPTSLDSIQRELAARNSPYGIHGEISEYLTTKTLFREICPPKPSKQEATCTLHVPGPDLSCLDTDSVECVPVNPPSTPCLGFSGGSLTPVSECFTPDDSGSVFSDWEPIDDGKSFFETFVDLVPGESKTYTEDTENAFKRSSATAEELPKAVEGRSKPVTVRQPVGAVEPIAKVAPACFRINAVAPEGHVFYFAYDADLNAQRFSTLISRAVTDKRWGLLFGFQLIFNKQGLDAEAGTFANIEANPYSSTEGAVYTLSHNELILVDAHHGYPEHYVRMIVPVWMCNSSDPAQYNIAQYCIPAVAYIAQNTWTCTEQSLPASSKEYSLRQMLHGADQLSNGYKQHLESMLQECCC; from the exons TTAGACTTAGTTCCTGTTAAAGAGCCATTAGTAGATGCTTTTCCTTGTGAGAGACAGTCCTCTACTAACACACAG GAGCATGCTAAGGAAGCCCCTACTTCCCTAGATAGCATTCAAAGGGAACTGGCTGCTAGGAACTCTCCATATGGTATACATGGAGAGATCAGTGAATACTTGACCACCAAGACCCTTTTCAGAGAGATCTGTCCTCCTAAACCTTCCAAG caagaAGCTACGTGTACATTGCATGTACCCGGCCCTGATCTTTCTTGCCTTGATACTGATTCTGTTGAGTGTGTCCCTGTGAACCCTCCTTCCACACCTTGCTTGGGGTTCTCTGGGGGCTCTCTTACTCCGGTCTCTGAGTGCTTCACCCCGGATGACTCGGGTTCAGTATTCAGTGACTGGGAACCAATAGATGATGGAAAATCTTTCTTTGAGACATTTGTTGACCTTGTGCCAGGAGAGAGCAAG aCTTACACTGAAGATACAGAGAATGCTTTTAAAAGGTCAAG TGCTACTGCAGAGGAGCTACCCAAAGCTGTCGAGGGTCGCTCAAAGCCGGTCACAGTCCGACAGCCAGTGGGAGCAGTAGAGCCTATAGCGAAAGTTGCTCCAGCTTGTTTCAGAATCAACGCTGTCGCTCCCGAAGGACATGTATTCTACTTTGCATACGACGCTGACCTAAATGCACAAAG ATTCTCTACTCTGATTAGCCGAGCTGTGACTGACAAACGTTGGGGTTTACTATTTGGTTTTCAACTGATCTTCAACAAACAAG GTTTAGATGCTGAAGCGGGAACTTTTGCTAACATAGAAGCAAATCCTTACTCATCAACAGAAGGGGCCGTCTACACACTCTCCCATAATGAATTGATCCTAGTTGATGCGCACCATGGTTATCCTGAGCACTATGTTAGAATGATAGTACCAGTGTGGATGTGCAACTCTAGTGACCCAGCTCAGTACAACATAGCTCAATACTGCATACCAGCAGTGGCTTACATAGCCCAAAATACTTGGACGTGCACCGAGCAAAGCCTACCTGCGAGCAGCAAAGAGTATAGTCTCAGACAAATGCTTCATGGTGCTGACCAGCTGTCAAATGGCTATAAGCAGCACCTTGAATCCATGCTACAGGAGTGTTGTTGCTAG
- the LOC137405256 gene encoding uncharacterized protein, with the protein MDSASNNYGLSPPPLDNLSSADGTECDYEEYDLEVNAVNSCTATSIAPKQYKSFQPSIKLQPTDLIYREEHSRAAPRKGIEPKAFLTIGETKQEHIQYVGRQKQPASSRQVRTVSAVNTRKLQQRQSTVYSAPPSNRNKSRVSRTGSGKGRYSTGGYTPLPVAPPPTIAPRENTYIHNPFKQNLSHEAFRSDPAARLPVSPGEELKNSTILATMEVGRYINQREKTPNVSSQPREPKLLKARLKPLNTVNVTGPSINDCQGVQADQRQFGPSPMKAKLQKQLDDVIKKNAALKDISTVHYGSRKGSSKVDTRRKSSAASKVKLKTPDSASSTKREPTPSPYSSITQLDKAGAIAVSSQPPDSQAKPSRVQSATHSEASHTEQQTLERSVSAVTIRHRETTTPVSHPSQPTAKPDDAKGTIFLTDADSIADSVSVSTKAVTQTHHKPPTAPKSEGCKDFQEMKSSGREDDDDKDRPTDNTLSLKGSNSTVHSKTASQQAQQQNSQGSDDQTGKQCFHQTEEFGAANATHITSSNKSLMNGFMAEKNQRPEMSAHSFTSAGSGVTSRMNANGIKTNNGKHQISKNSKEHYREPEEECTFITGESED; encoded by the exons ATGGAACTGAGTGTGATTATGAAGAATATGACTTAGAGGTCAATGCGGTTAACTCATGCACTGCCACTTCTATCGCACCTAAACAGTACAAGTCATTTCAGCCTTCCATTAAACTGCAGCCAACAGATCTTATCTACCGTGAGGAACATTCGCGTGCTGCGCCGAGAAAGGGCATTGAG ccCAAAGCTTTTCTTACTATTGGAGAGACAAAACAGGAACATATCCAGTATGTTGGGCGACAGAAACAACCAg CTTCCAGTAGACAAGTGAGGACAGTATCAGCCGTGAACACGCGAAAGTTGCAACAGAGACAGTCAACGGTTTACAGCGCTCCACCCAGTAATAGGAATAAGTCTAGGGTCAGCAGAACTGGAAG TGGCAAAGGTCGTTATTCTACCGGAGGATACACACCACTTCCTGTTGCTCCACCGCCTACCATAGCACCAAGGGAGAACACTTACATTCACAACCCATTCAAACAAAACCTCTCTCACGAGGCTTTTAGATCTGACCCAGCTGCT AGACTACCAGTGTCTCCAGGAGAGGAACTGAAAAATTCTACTATTCTTGCAACAATGGAGGTTGGCAGGTACATTAACCAGAGAGAGAAAACTCCAAATGTGTCTTCTCAGCCGAGAGAGCCCAAGCTCCTGAAGGCCAGACTCAAACCATTGAACACTGTAAATGTTACCGGCCCATCCATTAATGACTGTCAAGGAGTCCAGGCAG ACCAGCGGCAGTTTGGCCCGAGTCCCATGAAAGCTAAACTTCAGAAGCAGCTTGATGATGTCATAAAGAAGAATGCTGCCTTGAAGGATATCTCAACAGTGCACTATGGATCAAG GAAGGGCAGCTCTAAAGTTGATACACGACGAAAATCTTCTGCAGCTTCTAAAGTGAAGCTTAAAACTCCTGATTCAGCTTCTTCGACTAAAAGGGAACCGACTCCTTCTCCATACTCAAGCA TAACTCAACTAGATAAGGCTGGTGCTATCGCTGTCAGCAGTCAACCACCTGATTCTCAGGCTAAGCCAAGCAGAGTTCAGTCAGCCACTCACTCGGAAG cgTCTCACACGGAGCAGCAAACTTTGGAAAGAAGTGTGTCAGCTGTTACAATAAGGCACCGAGAGACGACAACTCCTGTCAGTCATCCATCTCAACCTACAG CAAAACCAGATGATGCAAAGGGGACAATTTTTCTGACTGATGCTGACTCAATTGCTGACTCTGTCTCAGTATCAACCAAAGCTGTTACACAGACACATCATAAGCCTCCAACTGCACCCAAGTCAGAAG GTTGTAAAGACTTTCAGGAAATGAAATCTTCAGGCCGAGAAGATGATGATGACAAGGACAGACCTACAGATAATACTTTGTCATTGAAAGGCAGCAACTCCACGGTGCACAGCAAGACTGCGTCGCAACAG GCTCAGCAGCAAAATAGTCAAGGGTCAGATGATCAAACTGGCAAACAGTGTTTTCATCAAACTGAGGAGTTTGGTGCTGCCAATGCAACTCACATAACCTCCAGTAACAAGTCTCTGATGAACGGATTTATGGCAGAAAAAAATCAAAGACCAGAAATGTCTGCTCACAGCTTCACCTCTGCTGGCTCAGGTGTGACCTCAAGAATGAACGCTAATGGCATCAAAACAAATAATGGAAAACATCAAATTAGCAAAAACTCAAAAGAACACTACAGAGAACCAGAAGAGGAATGTACATTTATTACTGGTGAGTCTGAAGATTAG